In a genomic window of Helianthus annuus cultivar XRQ/B chromosome 10, HanXRQr2.0-SUNRISE, whole genome shotgun sequence:
- the LOC110881554 gene encoding uncharacterized protein LOC110881554, which translates to MRTWTRGLKEQDRVDGKHADKDSEDSEFIVQDEESNSDDEDYDELVETSDEEEAADDVHGLESDKEDVEWIQSQHAVREANKIHLEAKKKVLDEVVHERQTEANLHETEGNLHETEGNLHESEEARVDGNSSYEESDGDILTPGDSEDDDIRGKKYKEAVPSVGEHTNWKKFIWKVGIRFASREAFKEAVRQYSVANGRNLYLAKSEKTACGRIVVNCVKGCSFFIHCSLHKGKECYLVKRVKHTHTCQRNMVKNRQLTAMFIANEFLQVFKSKPNWSAKEIILAVKHKYKVIITKWLAYKAKACAHKKLHGSMRDHYSKIGAYMEILKKVNPTSTFVLVTAPPGFINLDPTATCETFFRLFVCFDGVKRGFLAGCRKVLCLDGCFLKTFLGGMLLTAVGRDANDQMYPLSWVVVDGENNDSWEWFMEELRKCLGVSDGGEAWTFISDQQKGLLNVVALIWPRAEHRNCARHIYANSHKNFKDEELKELYWKAARAYCEPDYLQAIDEMRAINQDAVEAILKQDPKAFNRCYLKTHTKCDVIVNNMAETFNGYIITARSKHIIYMLEDIRVQIMSRLVIKRTEMEAKDVVICPNIQEKLDFSKDAAFRCEVYPSSYQVFQVRDVDDVTVDLENKTCTCRKWQLRGYPCKHVCAVAGFLHKNAEYYVDPCYHKETYMRTYEYSIPPLPSEKFWLKVDYPMDPPRIKKAERGTLMRIPRSQILKMRQKSEGKKQVKGEGQLKEEGQVKGEDQRRRLQLVNML; encoded by the exons GTAAGCATGCAGACAAGGACAGTGAAGATAGTGAGTTCATCGTGCAAGATGAAGAGTCAAATTCTGATGATGAAGATTATGATGAACTAGTTGAGACCAGTGATGAAGAGGAAGCTGCAGATGATGTACATGGATTAGAGTCAGACAAAGAGGATGTTGAGTGGATACAGTCACAACATGCAGTTAGAGAGGCAAACAAGATACATTTGGAAGCCAAAAAGAAAGTGCTTGATGAGGTAGTACATGAAAGACAAACAGAGGCTAATTTGCATGAAACAGAGGGTAATTTGCATGAAACTGAGGGTAATTTGCATGAAAGTGAAGAGGCAAGGGTAGATGGTAACAGTAGTTACGAGGAATCTGACGGGGACATTTTAACACCTGGTGATAGTGAGGATGATGATATCAGGGGCAAGAAGTACAAGGAAGCAGTCCCATCTGTAGGTGAACATACAAATTGGAAGAAATTTATTTGGAAGGTGGGAATAAGGTTTGCATCAAGGGAGGCCTTTAAAGAGGCAGTGAGGCAGTACTCAGTAGCTAATGGTAGGAACTTGTACCTTGCAAAGAGCGAAAAGACTGCATGTGGCCGTATTGTTGTCAATTGTGTTAAAGGGTGTTCATTCTTTATACATTGTTCACTTCATAAAGGGAAAGAGTGTTACTTGGTAAAGAGAGTGAAGCATACACATACCTGCCAAAGAAACATGGTAAAGAATAGACAGCTAACTGCAATGTTCATAGCTAATGAGTTCCTGCAAGTGTTCAAATCCAAGCCCAACTGGTCGGCTAAGGAAATCATATTGGCTGTGAAACATAAGTATAAAGTAATAATCACCAAGTGGCTGGCCTACAAGGCTAAAGCATGTGCACATAAGAAACTTCATGGATCAATGAGGGATCATTATAGCAAAATTGGTGCATACATGGAGATTTTGAAAAAAGTAAACCCAACATCAACATTTGTGCTTGTTACTGCACCACCAGGTTTCATTAACTTAGATCCCACAGCCACATGTGAAACTTTTTTCAGACTCTTTGTGTGTTTTGATGGTGTGAAAAGAGGATTTCTAGCTGGATGTAGGAAGGTCTTGTGTCTAGATGGTTGTTTTCTAAAGACCTTCCTAGGAGGGATGTTGTTAACTGCAGTTGGCAGAGATGCTAATGATCAGATGTATCCATTGTCATGGGTAGTTGTAGATGGTGAAAATAACGATAGCTGGGAATGGTTTATGGAAGAGCTCAGGAAGTGTTTGGGTGTAAGTGATGGTGGTGAGGCATGGACATTCATCTCAGATCAACAAAAG GGTCTTTTAAATGTTGTGGCACTTATTTGGCCAAGAGCAGAGCATAGAAACTGTGCAAGGCACATCTATGCAAATTCGCACAAGAATTTTAAAGATGAGGAGCTCAAGGAATTGTATTGGAAAGCTGCAAGAGCATACTGTGAACCTGATTACCTCCAAGCCATTGATGAAATGAGGGCCATAAACCAGGATGCAGTAGAGGCAATCTTAAAGCAGGATCCCAAAGCATTTAACAGGTGCTACTTGAAAACTCACACTAAATGTGATGTCATAGTAAACAACATGGCAGAAACATTTAATGGTTATATCATAACTGCAAGGTCAAAGCATATTATATACATGCTAGAGGACATTAGGGTTCAAATCATGAGTAGGTTAGTCATCAAAAGAACTGAAATGGAAGCCAAAGATGTGGTCATTTGCCCCAATATCCAGGAGAAACTTGATTTCTCAAAAGATGCAGCCTTTAGGTGTGAGGTATACCCCTCATCTTATCAGGTTTTCCAAGTTAGAGATGTTGATGATGTTACAGTTGACTTGGAAAATAAGACCTGCACATGTAGAAAGTGGCAATTAAGGGGGTATCCTTGTAAGCATGTGTGTGCTGTGGCTGGATTTTTGCATAAGAATGCTGAGTATTATGTTGACCCATGTTACCACAAAGAAACATACATGAGAACTTATGAGTACTCAATCCCACCATTGCCTAGTGAAAAGTTTTGGCTGAAGGTTGATTATCCAATGGATCCACCTCGAATCAAAAAGGCAGAAAGAGGGACCCTCATGAGGATCCCAAGAAGCCAG ATTCTCAAAATGCGGCAGAAATCGGAAGGAAAAAAGCAAGTAAAAGGGGAAGGCCAACTAAAAGAGGAAGGCCAAGTAAAAGGGGAAGACCAACGAAGAAGGCTGCAGTTAGTTAATATGTTATGA